A single Triticum dicoccoides isolate Atlit2015 ecotype Zavitan chromosome 2A, WEW_v2.0, whole genome shotgun sequence DNA region contains:
- the LOC119354642 gene encoding succinate dehydrogenase [ubiquinone] flavoprotein subunit, mitochondrial yields the protein MWRGCVSRGLSKAKASASRLFSTTSSSYTVVDHSYDAVVVGAGGAGLRAAIGLSEHGFNTACITKLFPTRSHTVAAQGGINAALGNMSEDDWRWHMYDTVKGSDWLGDQDSIQYMCREAPKAVIELENYGLPFSRTEDGKIYQRAFGGQSLDFGKGGQAYRCACAADRTGHAMLHTLYGQAMKHNTQFFVEYFALDLLMDNEGNCQGVIALNMEDGTLHRFRATNTILATGGYGRAYFSATSAHTCTGDGNAMVARAGLPLQDLEFVQFHPTGIYGAGCLITEGSRGEGGILRNSEGERFMERYAPTAKDLASRDVVSRSMTMEIREGRGVGPLKDHIYLHLNHLPPEVLKERLPGISETAAIFAGVDVTKEPIPVLPTVHYNMGGIPTNYHGEVVDIKGDNPDTVIPGLMAAGEAACASVHGANRLGANSLLDIVVFGRACANRVAEISKPGDKQKPLEKGAGEKTIAWLDKLRNANGSLPTSKIRLNTQRIMQNNAAVFRTQETLEEGCQLISKAWESYHDVKISDRSLIWNSDLIETIELENLLINACITMYSAEARKESRGAHAREDFTTRDDERWMKHSLGYWENEKVRLAYRRVHMNTLDDEIESFPPKARVY from the exons ATGTGGCGCGGCTGCGTCTCGCGCGGCCTCTCCAAGGCAAAGGCCTCCGCCTCCAGGCTCTTCTCCACGACCTCG TCTTCGTACACGGTGGTGGACCACTCGTATGACGCGGTGGTGGTGGGCGCAGGAGGCGCAGGTCTCCGGGCGGCCATCGGGCTCTCGGAGCACGGCTTCAACACCGCCTGCATCACCAAGCTCTTCCCCACGCGGTCGCATACCGTCGCAGCGCAG GGAGGCATAAATGCTGCTCTAGGAAACATGAGCGAAGATGACTGGAGGTGGCATATGTATGATACGGTCAAGGGAAGCGACTGGCTTG GTGATCAAGATTCTATCCAATATATGTGCAGAGAAGCACCAAAAGCTGTTATAGAACTTGAAAATTATGGATTGCCATTTTCAAGAACTGAAGATGGAAAGATATACCAACGTGCATTTGGAGGCCAGAGTTTAGATTTCGGGAAAG GTGGACAGGCCTACCGATGTGCATGTGCTGCTGACAGGACAGGGCATGCTATGCTCCACACGTTATATGGTCAAGCCATGAAGCATAACACTcagttttttgtagaatattttgcACTAGACCTTCTcatggacaatgaag GCAACTGCCAGGGAGTCATTGCCTTAAACATGGAGGATGGCACCCTTCACCGTTTCCGTGCAACAAATACAATTCTAGCCACAGGG GGTTACGGCAGGGCCTACTTCTCAGCAACCTCAGCTCACACATGTACTGGAGATGGCAATGCCATGGTTGCACGTGCTGGTTTACCTCTTCAA GATCTTGAGTTCGTCCAGTTCCATCCTACAGGCATATATGGTGCTGGATGCCTCATCACTGAAG GATCCCGTGGTGAGGGTGGTATTCTTAGGAACAGTGAAGGTGAGCGTTTCATGGAACGATATGCTCCTACTGCAAAGGATCTTGCTTCTCGTGATGTTGTTTCAAGATCCATGACAATGGAAATTAGAGAAGGACGTGGTGTTG GGCCATTGAAGGATCACATCTATTTGCATCTTAACCATCTGCCTCCTGAAGTTCTCAAGGAAAGACTTCCTGGTATATCTGAAACTGCTGCTATTTTTGCTGGTGTTGACGTCACCAAGGAGCCCATTCCAGTTTTGCCTACCGTTCACTACAACATGGGTGGGATCCCAACAAACTACCATGGGGAG GTTGTGGATATCAAGGGTGATAATCCAGATACTGTTATTCCTGGTTTAATGGCTGCTGGAGAAGCAGCGTGCGCGTCTGTTCATGGTGCAAATCGTTTGGGTGCAAATTCACTTCTTGACATAGTTGTGTTTGGTAGAGCTTGTGCAAACAGGGTAGCTGAGATTTCGAAACCAG GTGACAAGCAGAAACCTCTGGAAAAAGGTGCAGGGGAGAAGACTATAGCATGGCTGGACAAGCTGAGAAATGCAAATGgatcattgccaacttccaagatCCGTCTTAACACACAACGTATTATGCAAAATAATGCTGCAGTTTTCCGTACACAAGAAACGCTTGAAGAAG GTTGTCAACTGATCAGCAAAGCATGGGAAAGTTATCATGACGTGAAGATCAGTGACCGAAGCCTCATATG GAATTCAGACTTGATAGAAACCATAGAGCTGGAAAATCTGTTAATAAATGCATGCATAACTATGTATTCAGCAGAGGCTCGGAAGGAAAGCAGAGGAGCTCATGCTCGTGAAGATTTCACG ACAAGAGACGATGAACGTTGGATGAAGCACTCACTGGG GTACTGGGAGAATGAGAAGGTACGATTGGCATACAGGCGAGTCCATATGAACACATTGGATGATGAAATCGAGTCGTTCCCACCGAAAGCACGAGTATACTGA